CGTGTTCATTGTTGGTTGAGCAGTATGACTCCAGGCATCGAACGTGGGCGAGTTATGGCGACTTTGACCGCATCAAACTCCTGCAGCAATGCGAGGATTGGGGTGTTCTCTATCCTTTCGGGCGTTCGCATATCAACGTCAAGAACCTTTTTGCGCTGCAGCAGGGCTTTTCACAGGAAGTTAACCTACAAAAGGCAACGGCTCTGTTGGGTATACCCTTTGAAGGCACAATTCACCGCGGGGTGGATGATGCTTGGAATATTGCTGAAGTGCTGAATCGGGTGCTATTTCAGCGCAGGAGTGAGAGTAATCTTTTCGGTTGACATGTCAGCAGTAGATCAGGCTGATGGGTTGCGAAAATGTCCGATTGGGTTGAAAACATCAATTGTCTTAGTGCTTTCCTTGCTTGAACAAATTCGGATAACCATAAACAAGAACACCCGGTGGAGAAATAAACCGGGTGTTCTTGTCGTTGCGAGAACGGAGAGTTACCGTTAAGGTCTGCTCATAAAGGGGATAAAGCTGAGCAAAGAGGCTGAAAGTTCAATTGTCGCCTGGTCAGTTGCTGGTGGGTTGCTGGGGTCGCCCTGTGAGGTGACTGATAGAATGACCTGCTGTACTTGACCAAAGGTTGCGTCAGCAGGAACGGTCACTGTGATTTCCAATGTCGTTATTTCACCAGGTTGTAAGTCAATCACTTCCCGGGTTTTCAGGTTGATGACCCAATCGCTGTTGCTCAAGTCGATATCATAGGAATCTGGATTGAGGCCGGCGTTGGTCAGTTGAATTTGAACGGTGATCTCTTGCCCGGGGGCTGAACCGGCGGTTACTGCATCTGAGCTGAGATAAGGCCGATAGTCCGGTTTGGCTTCACAGGCTGTGACGGAGAAATCGTCAATGTACCAACCTTCGAGACCGATGCTGGCATCACTGCCCTGTGAGAAGCGGAACTGAACATCTTGTCCCGCATAATCCGACAGGTCTACAACCGTCTTGGTCCAATCCTGTAGGCCGCACCAACCGAGGTTGCCACCCAGTGGGTTGCCATAACCATCTGAGATGGTGCCGTAATAGGGATTGGTCAGCAGCATACTTTCGGGGACTGGTGTCCAGCTTTGACCGCCGTTATCGCTGATTTCCAGAATGGCGCCATCAAAACAGCCGGTTGTTCCGGAGGCTTCAATATCGGTCCATTGCCAGAACTTGAGTGAGGCCGGTTCATCGTAGGTTTCGGGGATGCTGATCGTCGGGCTGGTCAGACGCTGCACGCTGATGGCATTCTTATCTACTGAGTGATATGAGGTGTTGGGGCTGGTGGAACGACTCGTAGAGAGCGCCCAGGTATCATTGGTGCCGCTGTGCGTCCAACCGGCCGGGTTATTTTCAAAGTTGGTTTGATAGACATCAAGAGGCTGGGTGCCTTCGGGGCAGTCACCGGCGGCGAGGACGGTCTTGAATTGATAAGTGCTGGAATAGCTGCTGGTACCGCAGGCGTTGTAT
This Chloroflexota bacterium DNA region includes the following protein-coding sequences:
- a CDS encoding exonuclease domain-containing protein gives rise to the protein MKRRLDKILVVDLEATCWEGEPPAGESSEIIEIGLCVLDVTTGKRTDTQGILVKPERSTMSDYCQSLTTITPEMLVGGMTFAEACSLLVEQYDSRHRTWASYGDFDRIKLLQQCEDWGVLYPFGRSHINVKNLFALQQGFSQEVNLQKATALLGIPFEGTIHRGVDDAWNIAEVLNRVLFQRRSESNLFG